The stretch of DNA GCCATGGCGGCCCTCGCCGGCTACCAGCCGGTCGGCAACGTCACCAAGAAAGGCTGTGACCTCCTGGTCGCCGCCGACACTGTATCGATGTCGGGCAAAGCACAGAAAGCCCGCTCGTACGGAATCCCGATACTGGATGCGGCCACGTTCTATGACGAGATCGAGTCCGCCGGCCGCTGAGTAGCGTTCCGCTGGTTCCGGAGGTGAGGTTCCGTCAGGAGATCGTTCCGCTGTTGGAGGGTGTTTGGCGCCGGGACATCGTTCCGGCGGGTTATCGCAGGATCGGGGAGAGTTCGTAGGCGCCGTTGTGGATGATCTCGCCGTCGAGGTTGACGACGATGACTTTCTTGTCGCGGATTTTGATGATGGCGGTGACGTACTGGTGGGTGTGGTTCTCGTCGACGGTGATGCGTTTGCCGAACAGGTCGACGCGCCGGTCAGAGCGTATGTATCGCACGACCTGGATGCGACCCCGGGCGGGGAGCCGTGTCGGGGGCTGGTAGTCGACGGATAGCGGGTTGCGGTTTCGCCCGTTCCAGATTACGGCGGGGGTTGCGCCGCCGTGGGCTGTGTAGCGGTGGTGGGTGTTGTGGAAGGCGACGAAAGCGGCGTTCTCGGTTCGGAGATGTTCGACATCTCCGAAGATCTCGGTACGGAAGAACGACTTGTCCCACACGTCGTTGAAGTGTTCGACGATCCCGTTGCGCCACGGCTCCCGCAGGGGAATGAACCGTGGGGTCACACCGAGATCGAGGCAGGTGGCGACGACGGGTCCGAAGTGCTGCCAAGCGGGCTGGATGCCGCCCCGGAAGTTGGAGTGGTTGTCGAACTGAGCGACTGCCGGTATCCCCACCTGCGACCAGATTCCTGTCAACGACGCCGCGATCAGCGGCGGGCGTACCACTTCGATGATGTCGTTGCCGACTTCGTGGGAGCCGACATCGATCAGGTTGAGGGCGTGGAACCCGACGCCACCGACCAGGTGCCGGGGACCGACCATGTCGATCTGGTGGGTAGCCCCCGGTTCGAGGTTCCCCGGGTTTGGATACGGCACTCCCTTGGAGACATAACCTCCCTGGCGTCGACGGGGCCGGCTCACGCCCGCCCGTTGGAGTACCCGCTCGATAGTACGAGCCGGCGGGATCGGATCCACTCCCAGTCGTCGCAGCTCCCATTGGATCGCCAACGACCCGTACTGGGCTCTCGGGTTCGCCACCAGCCGTTCACGGGCCGCCAGGACCTGGTCGCGTAACCCATCGTCGATCCTGGTCGGCGAAGAGAGCGGCGCCCGAGACCTCCCTTCGGGCCCATCCCTCGTCGTGGCCTACCTCGCCATGACGGGCAACCCACTTGCGCACCCAACGCGCCGTGCGACCCAACGACACCGCAATCTCCTCGGGGCTCTCACCGGCCAACCGACGCCGAACCGCCTCTTTACGTAGCTTCTCCTCCGACACCGTCTGCCTCCTCGTTCGAGCAATGAACCGAAGAGTCAAACCGGAACGATGTCCCGGCGGAAACCGACCTCCCGAAGCGGAACGATCTCCTGACGGTCACAACGGAACGATGTCCTGGCGGGTCTCACCTATCAACCGGTACCGACAGATACGGCAGGTGGCACGCCCGGCCAAGAAGTGAGGAATCGGCCTACCGGCTCTGATGTGCACCACGCCGAGTGCCACACGCCGAGACAGGCCGGTATCGTCAACCTGTGTCCCCATGCAACGACGCTGCAGTCCCGTACAGCTCGACGAGCGAACGGCTGGTCCCAAGACGACTTTCGTCCACAGCCGCTGATATCGGACTGGTCCGCAACCCAGAGATCGACTATCCGGCCAAGTACCGTGGGACGCTGCTCGCCGGGGCGATCGGCGATGCGCTCGGACGCCCGGCCGAAGGCATGCGACCCTTCGACATTCAGGCCAGGTACGGGGCCCTCCGGGACTTCCAGCCTTGGCATGGGTGGCGGGGCGGCCCGAAGGGCACGATCACCGACGACACCCAGCTCACCATGCTGCTCGCCGACTCGATCATCGCCAATGGCTGCCTCGACCCGGGCGATGTCGCTGCCCGATTGGTGGCGTGGCTGCCACACGGCCGTGGCAAGGGCAGAGCCACCACCGAAGCGGTACTGCGACTCCAGGCCGGCACTCCTTGGTTCGAGGCCGGCACCCCGTCTGCAGGCAACGGCGCGGCGATGCGGGTGGCACCGATCGGACTGCTCCATCCGCTCGATGTCGACGACCTCCGAACCGATGCGGCGGTGAGTGCCGTCGTCACCCATGCCGATCCGATGGCGGTCCTGTCGACGGTCGCGCAGGCGTTCAGCGTCGCCTATCTGTTGCACCAACCACCGGGGAAACTCGACGTCGACGACTACTTCGAGTCGCTCGAACTGGTCCTCGCCGACCTGCACGATCCGGGTGCGCCGGAGCGCCGCACGTCGGCCGGCCCCGATCCGGTGCGGCTCGCCGACCGACTCGTCGAACTTCGGGGCATGCTCGACCTCACACCGGAGCAGGCGTTCGACCGGCTGTGGAACGGCGCGTTCGTTTTGGAGTCGCTCCCGGCTGCCCTCTGGACGTTTCTAAAGACCCCGGACGACCCGGAGCAGGTGATCGTTACTGCCGTCAATCGCGGGCACGATGCCGACACAGTCGCGGCGATGGCCGGGAACCTGGCCGGTGCCTATATGGGCGCGGGCTCCCTTCCCGGCCGCTGGCTGGATGATCTCGAGTTCGCTGACGAGCTGTGTGTCGAAGCGGACGGTCTGCTTCGCCTCGCCGATCTCACCTGACGGATCTCCCCCGCCCTCTGGCATGAATTGACGGTTCCCCTCACGCCGAGCACGTCGCAGACCTCGGCGTGCAGTCCTTCGTGAGCGTAGAAGGACGGTATCTCCGCCATGTCCGGAACCTGGCCGGGTCGGCGGTCTCCCGAACGATGGGGCGGCCAGGTGAGGTCGTGCCGAATCCGTTGGACTTGGCCGGCTCGCGACGCTCAAGGTGTGAGGTGCAGGGCGCACCTCCCACGGGATCGGCTTGAGCCGGCTACGGCGTGGGGTGGTCCTCGAGCCAGGCTCGCAGCAACTTGGCGTTGGCCTGATGCTCTTCGTACGTGACGGCATAGCGGGTCTCGCCCGTCTGCAGGTCGATGGTCACGTAGAACCACCAGTCACCCGGCGGTGGGGCCAGGAACGCGTCGATGGACGCCTCGTCCGGGGAACAGATCGGGGTGGGAGGCAGACCGTTGTGCCGGTACGAGTTGTACGGTTGGTCGGACGCCCGTTCCTCGCTGGTGGTGAAGGTCCGGTCCTCGGGCACCGGATAGAGGATGATCGAGTCCATCTGCAGAGGCCCGCCGCCGGCCAGCCGGTTGACGAGCACACGCGCCACCTTGGGCTTCTCGTTCTGGTTGTACGTCTCCTTCTCGATCACCGAAGCGGCGGTCAGCACCCGGTACCACTGGTCGCGAGGAACCCCGCGCTCTTGGAGTTGCACTACCCGCCGATCCACCATCGCCTGCACGACGGTGAGGGCGGTGGCGTCGGCGGCGACCTGGTAGGTACCAGGCGCCAACCACCCTTCTGGGTTGCCACCGGCCTCGGGCGGCAGGACCATGTCGGCGATCGCCGCCTCCACATCGGCCACGTCGAAGCCGAAGGCGGAGGCAATATCCGCCGCCAGGTGCTTGGTGAGGGCGCCGCCCGGTGCGACCATGCCCGGCCCAGCACTCGGTTTCGGCACCCACACGTACCCATCCGGCGAGACCAGCGCGGTGGTCGTGGTCGCCGGCAGTGTCGTGGTCGTTGTCGAGGGAGCCGACGTGGTGGTGGTCGTCGTGATCGTGGGAGCCGTCGTCGAGGTCGGGACGGCCGGGGTGCTGGGCGAGGTCGACGGAGCCTCCGTCACGGAGGTCGCAACCGCGACGAGGTCACCCACCGTGCCATCTCCGCGGTCGTCACGCCCGTCGGTGAGTACCAACCCGACGATAGCCACCACCGCCAGCACCGCCAGGACGGCCAGGTTCCTCGCCAGGGCTTTCGATCTCACGGGCACCATGATGGCTTGTACAGATGGCAACCCTGAAGTCGAGTGCCCGACGGGCCAACGGAGTGACGGCCGACGGTCACCTGGAGAACCATGGGTGTGTACCGAACTGGTTCCTGGGGACCGGCTCGCCCCGTTCGACGTACCAGGCGAAGCCCTGCACCACCGAGGACAGGTACGCCTTCAGCCGGGGGCGCACCCACAGCAGATGCGGCAGCCAGCGGAACACCAGCGGCACGCGTTGCAGCACGTGCGGGGAGACGACGATCCGCAGGGTGCAGTGCCCGTCGTCGATCGGCGTGATCCGCCACGACACGAACGACGTCTTCCCGCCGGGGACGCCGATGTCGAGGTCGTAGCCGACCCCGTCGATCCAGTTTCGGAACCGGCGCTCGTACACCACCTCGTTGAGGTACTGCACCTCGTCCCGGGACCCGACACCGGGCCACTCCCGTACCAGGTTCTCTTCGCAGAACGGATGGCAGCGTTCGAGGTTGCCGGGCGTCGAGATGGCCACCCATACGTCGCCTGCGGGGGCGTCGACCGTGCCGGTCACCCCCACCGGCCACCTGAACCCACGCACCGCCGCGTTCTCCATCTCGGACGCATCGTACCGACCTCAGAAAAGCCGGCTCGGCTGCCAATCGCCGGCTCGGGCTTCGAGGCCGTCGAGGATGAGGTCGAGGCCGAACTCGAAGGACTGGGCGAAGCTGTAGCCGGGCTGCATCACATGGTCGAGCGTCAACTCGGCGAGGTGGGGATACTCGTCCGCAGGGAACGCGGCGGCCATCGCCTCGGCGATCTCTTGGATGCCTTCACCACCGCCTCAGACCTGGACCCCGACGCGCACGTTCTCGAGCTGCACCCGGAGCAGGCAGTCGTGACGTGGACGTCATGGAGCGAATGGCGGGAAGAGACAGAGCGGTAGGCGCGACAAGTGCCGAGACGAGGCGCCTCTATGACGCGGGCCACGGCGGCCACCGGTTGGTGCCGGGCCGGCCGAGGGCTCGCCACTCGCCCCGTCGCAGACGCCTCTCCCTGCTCGAGCTTCCCCATGAGCCAGAGTACGTGGAGCGAACTCGACGTCTGGTCAGCTCCTGCTCAAACCGGCCCTCGACCACCGCTTCGCACCTGCGTGTTCGTCAGGGCCGGGTGCGGCAAGTCGGACCTGGCGAGGCTGCTGATCTCCAAACTGTATGAGCAGACCCCGCCGGGCGGCATGCTGATCTTCGACCCCGAGGGCGAACGTACCTTGCCCGATCAGCTCGGCATACCCGGACCGGTGTCGGTGCCACACCTGACCAGTACGCCCGTGGCAGCCTTCCAAGAACTACTTGTCAAGTAACTACTAAGTCGTTACGATTTAGTAGTAGAACTACTAGACTCGTTGT from Gammaproteobacteria bacterium encodes:
- a CDS encoding DUF87 domain-containing protein; this encodes MSQSTWSELDVWSAPAQTGPRPPLRTCVFVRAGCGKSDLARLLISKLYEQTPPGGMLIFDPEGERTLPDQLGIPGPVSVPHLTSTPVAAFQELLVK
- a CDS encoding transposase is translated as MANPRAQYGSLAIQWELRRLGVDPIPPARTIERVLQRAGVSRPRRRQGGYVSKGVPYPNPGNLEPGATHQIDMVGPRHLVGGVGFHALNLIDVGSHEVGNDIIEVVRPPLIAASLTGIWSQVGIPAVAQFDNHSNFRGGIQPAWQHFGPVVATCLDLGVTPRFIPLREPWRNGIVEHFNDVWDKSFFRTEIFGDVEHLRTENAAFVAFHNTHHRYTAHGGATPAVIWNGRNRNPLSVDYQPPTRLPARGRIQVVRYIRSDRRVDLFGKRITVDENHTHQYVTAIIKIRDKKVIVVNLDGEIIHNGAYELSPILR